Proteins co-encoded in one bacterium genomic window:
- the nadA gene encoding quinolinate synthase NadA, producing MADVPIATAPLLGNEPIDPELQARIARRKEELGDRVVILGHHYQRDDVIDFSDRRGDSLDLSLFAAELKGIEYVIFCGVHFMAETADILTPDSVQVLLPDMRAGCSMADMADIDQVEEAWDVLTDATDATFIPITYINSTAALKGFCGRHGGGVCTSSNARMIVEWAFAQGEKLLFFPDQHLGRNTCYDLGIGLEDMIVYDPAQPDGGNDPEAYAKAKVVLWKGHCSVHQNFQPSHPDIWRQRVPGIQVIVHPECMFEVVQKADQAGSTKHIIQAVEASPASSKWAIGTEHHLVNRLKNEHPDKFIASLAPFACQCSTMFRISPEALAESLDSIAESKPKNVIRVDDETRKWALVALERMMKMR from the coding sequence ATGGCAGATGTCCCGATCGCAACAGCCCCGCTGCTGGGGAATGAACCGATCGACCCCGAGTTGCAGGCGCGCATCGCTCGTCGCAAGGAAGAGCTAGGCGACCGCGTTGTGATCCTCGGTCACCACTACCAGCGCGACGACGTGATCGACTTCTCCGATCGCCGCGGCGACAGCCTCGATCTGTCCCTGTTCGCCGCCGAGTTGAAGGGCATCGAATACGTCATTTTCTGTGGCGTGCATTTCATGGCGGAAACGGCCGACATCCTGACGCCGGACAGCGTTCAGGTGCTTCTGCCGGACATGCGGGCCGGATGCAGCATGGCCGACATGGCGGACATCGACCAGGTCGAAGAAGCGTGGGACGTGCTGACCGACGCGACCGATGCGACGTTCATCCCGATCACTTACATTAATTCGACGGCGGCGTTGAAGGGATTCTGCGGGCGCCACGGCGGCGGCGTGTGCACCAGTTCGAACGCGCGCATGATCGTGGAGTGGGCGTTCGCGCAGGGCGAGAAGCTTCTCTTCTTTCCCGACCAGCACCTCGGCCGGAACACCTGCTACGACCTCGGGATCGGGCTCGAGGACATGATCGTCTACGATCCCGCGCAGCCCGACGGCGGCAACGATCCGGAGGCCTACGCAAAGGCAAAGGTCGTCCTCTGGAAGGGCCATTGCTCCGTACACCAGAATTTCCAACCCTCGCACCCGGACATCTGGCGCCAGCGCGTGCCCGGCATCCAGGTCATCGTGCACCCGGAATGCATGTTCGAGGTCGTTCAGAAGGCCGACCAGGCCGGCTCGACCAAGCACATCATTCAAGCCGTGGAAGCCTCGCCGGCCAGCAGCAAGTGGGCCATCGGCACCGAGCATCATCTCGTCAATCGCCTGAAAAACGAGCACCCGGATAAGTTCATCGCGTCGCTGGCGCCGTTTGCCTGCCAGTGCTCGACCATGTTCCGGATCAGCCCCGAAGCACTGGCGGAATCGCTCGATTCGATCGCCGAGTCGAAACCTAAGAACGTTATTCGCGTCGACGACGAAACGCGGAAATGGGCGCTTGTTGCGCTCGAACGCATGATGAAGATGCGCTGA